The Leguminivora glycinivorella isolate SPB_JAAS2020 chromosome 2, LegGlyc_1.1, whole genome shotgun sequence DNA window attatttattatcGTTTCTACGTGATGTTTTTATCACTGTTATATCAGTTTATTATAACAATCTAATATTTGGGATGAAGTTTTGTCATTTGATTGGCAGTCCTTGGACGGTTCGCAGCTGTAGTGAAGAAAGGTAACTTTTTTCGGATATGATTTCAAAAACCTACCTATTTGGCCATTTACATTTAGGATTCCGAATTAAACCGTTATTGTCCTGCTATGGAACTAAAAATTTCCTCCGTGTATTTAGTGTATTACTAGAAAGAGTGGCTAAGCTAACTGTGCACAGTGTGCTGCACCTTGTGTGAaaatgttattaggtataagcGTTCGGTGAGTTCTGAAGAGAATTTGAATAAGtattaattcaaattttctaaatTTGATATCCAGTtgacaataaaattatagttGCGTGACTTGCGTGGTTACGTAAGTACCCACTGAAATTCAAAGTAACACTATTGTTAATAAAAGTTGAAAAATCTAGTCTGCAACACACAGAAAGCTGCCTATGAAATGAACAAGATCATACAAAATGATGCATTGAGCGTCAAGCGATCAAGAAAACTCAGGGGAATCCCCTCTCAAAGAAACAGATTTTGGAATTGCATCACCTAAAAATTGTAGGAGTGTATTTTTtgattgaagaaaaaaaaacataattgacGTCTGTCACTGTCAAGTGACGCGCGGGCATCGTATTTTCGTACGCAGTTAAAAATATAGCGGGTTGAGGAGTAGCGCGTTGTGTGAGTGGTTCGATTTTTAGGTTATATTCCCGTAAATAAAACAACTTTCCTTATTTTCTAATCAGGTGGTGgtttattaatacataaaacCAAAGGTTAGTTTAGATGGACGGCAACGAGAAGGAGAAGCCTCCAGACGAGGATGGTGATAACGGTATGGACTGGGAGAAATACACGCGCAAGCGTAACTTGGATTTATCACCAACCAAGCTGGAGCCTTCCcccaaaaaaattgtaattgaCCCGGCAGAGTCCGAAAAGCAGTCGGGTAATACAAATAGTGCAGTTGAGGAGCCCGGTACTAGTAGGATGGTCGAGTCTCATGCGAACAGTCAAAAAGAGTCAGTTGAAATAAACAAAAGTAACTCAACTGAATTTAACCCGCATCTATACAAACACCCCAGTCTAGACAGCAAATCACGAGAGTATGGTGCCAACGATGATGGACCTTTCATAGTGCATGTCTCTAGAGAGGCCGCCCCTTCCTCCAGTGCCACTCTAAAACCCATAAATGTAGGCCTTTTACTAACTCAGGCAAACGTCAATAACATCCAGAAGGACGGTGGCATTAAATCGGTGGGTCGCAACAGAGTAGCGGTCACTTTCTCCACAGCTGCGGATGCAAATAACTTCCTTAAGCACCCGCTTCTAGGCAAAAATAAGTTTATAGCTGATATCCCTTCATATCATGTATCTCGAATGGGAGTGGTGCGAGGAGTTCCTTCAGACTGGACTATGGAGGAATTGGTCAATGGAACGTCCCTTAGAGAAGGTAAAGGGAAGATCCTTAAAGCTCGTCGACTTCAACGGAAGATACTTAAAGATGATGGCTCCCCGTCTTGGGTTCCGACTCAATCGGTAGTAGTAACTTTTGAGGGTCAAAGCTTGCCTGCCAAAATTTTTGCATACTACACCTCATTAGTTGTGGACGTGTATCAGCTGCCAATAATCCAATGTAGGAAGTGCCTCAGGTTTGGTCACATCCAAGCACAGTGCCGGTCTGATGCTAGGTGCTACAAATGTTCACAAAAACACCCTGGGGATGGATGTAACATTGCTCCTGAACATGTTAGATGTATATTCTGTTCCGGCAGACACTATGCGACTGACAAGACATGTAACGAATTTGGTCGGCAGAAAGCCATCAAACTGGCTATGTCTGAACAGAGTATTTCGTATGCAGAGGCAGCTGCTCAGTTC harbors:
- the LOC125237369 gene encoding uncharacterized protein LOC125237369, which codes for MDGNEKEKPPDEDGDNGMDWEKYTRKRNLDLSPTKLEPSPKKIVIDPAESEKQSGNTNSAVEEPGTSRMVESHANSQKESVEINKSNSTEFNPHLYKHPSLDSKSREYGANDDGPFIVHVSREAAPSSSATLKPINVGLLLTQANVNNIQKDGGIKSVGRNRVAVTFSTAADANNFLKHPLLGKNKFIADIPSYHVSRMGVVRGVPSDWTMEELVNGTSLREGKGKILKARRLQRKILKDDGSPSWVPTQSVVVTFEGQSLPAKIFAYYTSLVVDVYQLPIIQCRKCAKWSDILPNDVAPLMVTLAERLTFHNRSPGQLFTME